The DNA segment GGTATTTATGCTGTTGCTCGGCCTCGTCACCGGGCTGCTGCCGGCTTTTAATGCGCTGCGTGTGAATATCGCCACGGCATTTAACCGCCAATAATAATTTGTTTTATCTTCAGCCTGTTGCGACCCCTGTTATATCGGGAATGACAGCGAAGCTTCGACGAGGAGGGAAAGAATGGGTTCTCTTATTGCACAAATTGTCTCGGTAACCTTGATGAATCTCGGCAGTTTGCGCCGTCGCCTTTGGATGTCGCTGGCCATGGTGTTGGCTTCGGCAGTGGTGGTGGCAATATTGCTGGCATTTCTCGCCATGGCCAAGGGTTTCGAGGAGACCATGCGCGGTGCCGGCTCCAGCCAGATCGCCATCCTGATGCGCGAGGGCTCTTCAACCGAACTCAATTCGGTGATTCTTCAGGATCAGGTCAACCTGATTGGCGCATCTGCCGGTGTCGCTCGTGGCACCGACGGTCCGTTGATTTCACCGGAGCTTTACGTGATTGTGGATGGCATCAAGAAGTCCAGCGGAACCGAGGCCAATATCCCCCTGCGCGGGCTCAATACAGCCGGTATGGATATGCGTACCAATATGCGTTTGGTAGAAGGGCGCCTGTTTACCCCGGGTACCAACGAGTTGGTTGTGGGCGCGGGGGTACTGCGGGAGTTCGATGGCTTCGAGATCGGCAGGGCGGTGCGCTTTGGCAAAAACCTGTGGACTGTGGTGGGTGTGTTTGCCACTGAAGGCAATATTTTTGAAAGCGAGCTGTGGGCGGATATCAATATTATCCAGAGCCACTACAATCGCGGCAACAGCTATCAGTCAATCCGCGTGAAGCTGGAAAATGATGGAGACCTTGGGCCGCTACAGAAAACCCTCGAAAGGGAACCGCGCCTGAATCTGGAGATTCAGACCGAACGCGATTATTTCGCCAGCCAGGGAAAACAATTGCAGTACATTGCCATTTTCGGCTGGATTGTCAGTGCCATTATGGCCCTCGGTGCCCTGGCCGGCGCGCTCAACACCATGTACACCTCAGTGGCGGACCGGGCCAGGGAGATCGCCACTCTGCGCGCGCTGGGTTTCAGCAGTTTTTCCGCCTTCTGCGGCACGGTTGCCGAGGCCATGGTGCTGGCGGTCGCCGGCGGCCTCCTCGGTTCCCTCGCTGCGTTTGTTTTCTTTGACGGTCTCAACACCTCCACTCTGGGGGGTAGCTTTACCCAGGTGGTTTTCAGTTTTGAGATGTCGCCGGAGCTGTTTCTGCAAGGAGCCATACTGGCGTTGGTCATCGGCTTTATCAGTGGTTTTTTCCCCGCCTGGCGCGCGGCGCGCATGCCGGTGATTGTGGCATTTCGTCACGGAGCCTGAGCGGGCTGCTGCGTACAAGCAAAGGTGCCCTCACGGAGCCTACTGTTTCTTGCGGTAGACGGTGCTTTTGCCCTGTGGCTGTTTGCGAAAGCGTTTGTATTCCCACTGGTACTGTTCCGGTGCTGCGGCAATACAGGCCTCCACGCCGCGATTCATGGCCGCCAGGGAAACCTTCTGCTCGTCACTGTAGATCGCTTTCTCCGCGGGCAGGAAAACCAGTTCGAAGCCTGCCTCCACCCGCATGCCAAAGCCGAATACACAGTGACACTGGGTGCGTTTTAGCAGGTTGTGGGCCAGGGTCATGGTGAGTGCCGGACGACCGAAAAAGGGGGCGAAGTCGCCGCCCATATCCGGCTCCTGGTCGGGCAGCACCATGGCGATATGGCCGGCCTTCAGGCACTTGAGCAGGGCGCGCACGCCGTGAACATTGGTGGGTACCATCTGGGCGCCGGTTTGCTCACGGCCAGTGCGGATAATCGAATCCAGGGCGGCAATTTTTGGGGGTGCATACAGCGCCATGGAGGGTCTCAAAGACGCCAGGAAGATACCGAAAATCTCCCAGTTGCCCGTATGCGGCATCAGCACCAGTGTACCGCGACCATCCTCGTTGCCCTGTGACAGCAACTGCAGATTGCGTACCCCCAGGATAGTGTTTTTATTGACAGCCCAGGAGTGATGCCAGAGGCTCGCCATTTCGCAGCCGGTCATAGCAGTGCTCACCACACTCTCGCGAGCCAGTTGCTCCCGTTTTCCAGCGTCCATGGCCGGGTAGCAGAGCCGCAGGTTGATACGACTCAGGCGCAGGCCCTCTGTGCGAAACAGCACCGCCAGTCCGCCGGCGCAGCGCCCCAAGTGCCGCGACCATTTCAGTGGCAGTCTGCCCACCATTTTTAGTACACCTGCCGCGAGGTACCCCTTAATATCCACTGCACTCACTTCCTATACCAAACGCCGCAGCAAACGGCCAAGAGACCAGACACAGCTGGTCAAACTGCCCGGCACGGCCACAGTGCTTTAAGCGCGAGAGCTGCTGCCGCTATAATTGCGTCCCTTTGCCCACAGCTGATACTGATCCGGAGATAACGGTGTCCAAGCAATACGATCTCAGTACCTTTCAGGGACTTGCTTTTGCCCTGCAGGATTATTGGGCGCGCCAGGGGTGCGTCATTCTACAGCCTCTGGATATGGAAGTGGGTGCCGGCACCTTTCATCCGGCGACTTTCCTGCGCGCCGTGGGTCCGGAAAACTGGAACGCAGCCTATGTACAGCCATGTCGCCGCCCCACCGACGGCCGCTATGGCGAAAACCCCAACCGCTTGCAGCACTACTACCAATACCAGGTGGTGTTGAAACCGTCCCCGGACAATATCCAGGAACTGTACCTCGACAGCCTGCGCACCATGGGGGTGGACCCGGCCATCCACGATATCCGCTTTGTGGAGGACAACTGGGAGTCCCCGACCCTGGGCGCCTGGGGTCTCGGCTGGGAAGTGTGGCTAAACGGTATGGAAGTGACCCAGTTTACCTATTTCCAGCAGGTAGGTGGTCTGGAGTGCTTCCCGGTCACCGGCGAGATCACCTATGGTCTCGAGCGTATCGCTATGTACTTGCAGGGCGTGGAATCCATCTACGACCTGGTGTGGACCCGCAACCCAGGTGGCAGCCCCGTCACCTACGGCGATGTTTTCCACCAGAACGAAGTGGAGATGTCCCACTATAACTTTGAACACGCCGACGTAGAGTTCCTGTTCGCCACCTTCGATCACTGTGAACGCGAAAGTGCGCGCCTGATTGAACTGGGCCTGCCGCTGCCCGCTTACGAGCAAGTCATGAAGGCCTCCCACGCCTTTAACCTGCTGGATGCACGCCACGCCATCTCAGTGACCGAACGCCAGCGCTATATCCTGCGTGTACGCACCCTGGCCCGCGCCGTGGCACAGGCTTACTACGATGCGCGCCGCGCCTTAGGCTTCCCCATGGCAGATGAAGCCTTGCGGGCAGATATTTTGGCGGAAGACATCGAGCAAGAGGAGAAGCAGTAATGGCTCAGGATTTTCTGGTAGAGCTGGGCACCGAAGAGCTGCCACCCAGGGCGTTGCACAAATTGATGAACGCTTTCGCCGAGGGTATTACCCAAGGTCTCAAGGGCGCCGAGCTGTCTTTTGGCGAGGTTAAAGCCTACGCAGCTCCG comes from the Microbulbifer sp. MI-G genome and includes:
- the glyQ gene encoding glycine--tRNA ligase subunit alpha, whose protein sequence is MSKQYDLSTFQGLAFALQDYWARQGCVILQPLDMEVGAGTFHPATFLRAVGPENWNAAYVQPCRRPTDGRYGENPNRLQHYYQYQVVLKPSPDNIQELYLDSLRTMGVDPAIHDIRFVEDNWESPTLGAWGLGWEVWLNGMEVTQFTYFQQVGGLECFPVTGEITYGLERIAMYLQGVESIYDLVWTRNPGGSPVTYGDVFHQNEVEMSHYNFEHADVEFLFATFDHCERESARLIELGLPLPAYEQVMKASHAFNLLDARHAISVTERQRYILRVRTLARAVAQAYYDARRALGFPMADEALRADILAEDIEQEEKQ
- a CDS encoding lysophospholipid acyltransferase family protein, producing the protein MVGRLPLKWSRHLGRCAGGLAVLFRTEGLRLSRINLRLCYPAMDAGKREQLARESVVSTAMTGCEMASLWHHSWAVNKNTILGVRNLQLLSQGNEDGRGTLVLMPHTGNWEIFGIFLASLRPSMALYAPPKIAALDSIIRTGREQTGAQMVPTNVHGVRALLKCLKAGHIAMVLPDQEPDMGGDFAPFFGRPALTMTLAHNLLKRTQCHCVFGFGMRVEAGFELVFLPAEKAIYSDEQKVSLAAMNRGVEACIAAAPEQYQWEYKRFRKQPQGKSTVYRKKQ
- a CDS encoding ABC transporter permease encodes the protein MGSLIAQIVSVTLMNLGSLRRRLWMSLAMVLASAVVVAILLAFLAMAKGFEETMRGAGSSQIAILMREGSSTELNSVILQDQVNLIGASAGVARGTDGPLISPELYVIVDGIKKSSGTEANIPLRGLNTAGMDMRTNMRLVEGRLFTPGTNELVVGAGVLREFDGFEIGRAVRFGKNLWTVVGVFATEGNIFESELWADINIIQSHYNRGNSYQSIRVKLENDGDLGPLQKTLEREPRLNLEIQTERDYFASQGKQLQYIAIFGWIVSAIMALGALAGALNTMYTSVADRAREIATLRALGFSSFSAFCGTVAEAMVLAVAGGLLGSLAAFVFFDGLNTSTLGGSFTQVVFSFEMSPELFLQGAILALVIGFISGFFPAWRAARMPVIVAFRHGA